The genomic window ATATTAGCAGGTGTTAACGTTTGACAATTAGTTTTTCTTTTATGATTATCTAATTTGATTAGTCTTTCTTCTGCTACATAAACTTTAATTTTTTCAACGGATAATAATTCATCTTCTTGATAACCTTCTTTTTGAGCGATTTCTTTGAGATATGGTCTATTTTGATTAAGCATAATTAGGGTATTTAATTCTTTAATGATATAATCACTATGGGTAGTAATAAAGACTTTAATACCTAAATTAATTAACTTAGCAAAAAGTCGAGCTATTCTTCTTTGATTTTCAGGATGTAAGTTTAATTCTGGTTCATCAACTATTAATAAATCTCCTTTTTTGGCTATATGTTTAATATAAAAACCAATGTCTAATAATGAAGGTACTGCACTAGAACTTTCATCCATAGATAACCTAGTTTTTTTACCTTTAGGAATATAGTATAATTCATCATTTTTCGTTACAGTATATTGTCCACCAATAATATCAATAAAATTATCTAATAAATAGGGATATTCTTCGGCAATAAAACTTCTTTTTTTAGCAATACTTTCCACGTTTCTGAGAAATTCTACATTTTCTTTTATCGGTAAAGCATAGTCATCATAACCTTTTAATAATAGTTCTAATGGGTTTATATTTTTATCAACTTGACTAATTTCTTCTAATAAACGATTACGAGCAAAATTTAATTCTTTACGAAAAATTGCACTTCCTGTTCTTTCTGCACTAGCAATAAAATAATCAGAAAAAAATTGTTTAAAAATAATATTTTTAATGGATAAACCGATAATATCTTTTATAATTTCTTGAGGTAGTGTTTTATCTTGATAATCGGTCAAAAAACTAACTATTAATTCTTCTTTATTTTCTGATTTTTTAAATGAAAAAATTTCTCTATTTACTGAACCGATGGACTCTTGATAAGTTTGATCTAGTTGATTTTTTTGTATATCTATTTCTATAGAAAATTGAGTATTTTTAAAATTATCAGGGGAGGAGGCAAAAATTTTAGGTAATAGCTTAGTATATTTTTCACAACCCTTGTTTCAAATATTTTGAGCGTTTTTTAAATAATCTCTTAAGTTAATATGAACTACTCCTTCTTGTAAAAGTTGCTCAATAATTGTGGTTTTGATTTCAATTTCTATGACTTTTTTCCAAACAGATAAAAAGCCAAATAGGGCATAAGTAGCATAGGTTTTTCCTGTATTATTTTGACCACTAATAATCGTCAAATCTCCTAATCTAAATTCTGCTTGTTTTAATGCCCCTAAATTAATTACTTTTATTTTCATTTTGCACTATTAATAATTTTTTATTAGTTGTTAATCAAATTAGAAGGTACGGGAATAATTCCAGATTCAAGGGCTAAATCATAACAAGTTTTGGTTTTATTTATTTGAGACAAATAGATTTCTAAGGCTTCTCTAATTAAATCTTCTTCTGTTTTATTCGTTAATTTAACAGCATCTTTTAATTGTTTTTCCAAAAGTAAATTAACTGATACATTTAAGGTTATTTGTTCTGTGTTATCCATTGCTTTTACCCTATTTATAATAAATTATTGATTATGTATCATTTACCCACCGTAATTAAATAAAAAACCTGCCCCATTACTTTCAAGATAATTCCACATTAAGTTTAATGAATGAGTAGCAGATGCTCCTCTGATATGTGTCATTACTTCTTTTTGACAAGTTAATCTACTGTTAAAATCAGAACATCTACTAATAATTAAACCTAAATAAGTTATAATTGCTTCGGCTTTTTCTGGTTCATATTCCCCTTGAATTTTACTTTTTGCATCGTTAATTATTTCTACATAAGTCACAAGGGTTAATAATTGACGAGGGTTAAAACATTGATGCCATTCTATAACCCCGTAATTTCTAATCATTGAATATTGAGGATTTGTCGGTGTCGCTTCATGGGCTATTAAATTTTTTGTTTCTAATTCAAACCATTTATCTTGTAAATATTTTTCTGCTTTTTTTACTCCTAATAAATCTAATTCATTAGGGATTCTAAACTCTAAATTTCCCTTTCCTTTTTTTAAGGAAACGGCGTATAATTGATGTCCTAATTTACTTTTTTGACTAGGTGAACAAATATAATCATTTTCTTTTGCTACATAGTTAACCCATTTGTCAATATCTTGTTGCAAATCTTTACCAAATTTGAGGGATATTCCATCCCTGCTTTCATGGTGATGACGGCAACGGGATTTAAGTCACTGGCGAAGACATTTAAGCCATATCTGACACCTTCAAAGGGGATGCTTCCTCCTCCGGCAAAGGCATCCATGATGTTAGGGGTATCATTTCCCCATGTATTGAGACAATGTTGTTTTAATCTGTCAATTTGAAGGGCGCTGGGGGGTTGTTTATAAAGACGAATTTCTTTGATGTTGCGTAGTTTATCTTTTTCTTCTTCGGTTTTGTTAGATTTTTCCCAAAATTCGATTTCTTCTTGGCTATATATCCCCATGATGTATAAAAATTCTTCCATGGTAATATCGGCAGGAAGCAGGGATGCCAATACGGAGGCGCGGGAAAAGGATAGGGGTTTGCGAGAATACCATCGATGTAAGCCTTTGAAGGGGTTGCCACCATGTTCATAATATACCTGCTCATTGAGGAGTTTGACAGGCATTATTTTTTCGATGAACAGTTGAGGGCGCATGGTAATGAATAATGAATAATGAATAATTAAAGAGTTCAATTTATTGAACGAAAAATCGGTAGCCTCGAAATTCATTGCGAGGCGATATTTTGTCGATAGTCGATAATGTAAATAAACCACCGTGTAATGAATGACACGGCTAGTAATTCGATCTTTCTGGGAACTAGGATACTATTATTTTGGTTATTGTAGGGAAGGTTCGATCGCTTTTTAGCGGCGCTGCGCGATGGAGTTTTAAAATTGAGGTTTGATATATTGATTCCAAGTATTGAGAATATTTTGAGCGTCTTTGATGTCAATATGACCAATTTTAGCTATTAATAGAGATTTTTCCAGTGAGTCTAACCGAGATAAGCGTACTGTAGAAAGTACTTTTAACCCGCTTTCTTGCCATTTTTCTAAAAGTATATCAGTATTCGAGCGAGGTTGAGCAGAAGTAACGACTGCGACAATAACATCATCTCCATCGCACCAAAGAATTAATACAGGACGTTTTTTAAACCCTAGGCCATCGGTAAAGGTTATTTTAGCTACCCAAAAATCTCCTGCTTTAATAGTCATCATATAACCCCTCATCTTCGGGAGCATATCCATTTAAAAATGATTGATGAGAGCGTATATTTGTTTGGATTTGATTTTCTGGGGAGGGAAATATCTTGTTTTCGTTATCTAACAATTCAATTTGATATTGTTTACCGACATTTAAAGATAGTTTTTTAGTCGGTTTTAATACTTCTCCGTCATAGGTGACAGTTATTATTTGAGACATAGTTTAATGAATAATTAATAATGAATAATTAATAATTATAGGGAAGGTGTGATGGAATAACAATTAAGGAATTTTTTGAAAGGTTCGATTTTACTCTGTTGAGCTAATTCGTACGGTTTTACCGTACAATAAAATTAATCAAAACTAGATTGTCCTAAAAATAAAGATGATGAATATTACCAGTGTTAATCAATTTAGAGATAATTTAAAAAGTTATGTAGATGAGGTAATTAATAATCATATCCCATTAAAGGTAACTCGCCGTAATGGTGATGATTTTATGGTGATTAGTGTGGAAGATTGGGAAAGACAACAAGAGACTTTGTACATTCTACAAAATAGTAGCTTAATGGCACAGATTAATGAATCACAAATTACTCATGAAGAAAATAACGGTTATCAACCAAGTATAGGAGAAATTAATGAGATCGTTAATTTTTGAGGGTAAGACGTGGTTAGTATATGAAGATTTACGAGAAAAGGATAAAAAATTACATCAAAATCTTTGTAAAATTTTAAAGGAGATGTTAAGATCAGCTCCTAGTCAGGGATTAGGAAAGCCTGAACCTTTAAAGCATCATTTATCAGGTTTATGGTCTCGAAGATTATCTCAAAAAGATAGAATTGTTTATAAGTTTGATGATCAGTATATTTATATTTTCGCCATTGGTGGTCATTATGATCAATGAATAATTAGGTGATATTATGCCGTTAGTCATTGAATATTAGCATGGGGTGAGGGGCGCTGGGTTTGTCTGGAGGGCGCTGGGTTTAATTATGTAATGAATTACACGGAATCAACAGTTTCACGTTCTACGAACTAGGATTTCGTTATTTTATTTATTATTGTAGGGGAGGTGCGATCGCGCAGCGCCACTTCGTGATCGATTTTACAATCTATTATTAATTATTCATTCTCCTAAAAGAATCCTTAAAGCGCGTAAAGCAACATTACGCTTACCATGATTAGTTTTTGCAAACCAATAATGGGCTTCTTCATAACTCATTGCCATGACTGCATCCCGAATATTAATAATTTTATCTTCTTTTCTTAAGGGTCTTCAATAGATAGCATTCAACCGAGACTATAAGCCTTATTTTCTCGTTCTCAAAATGGAATTTGCATACCAAGTCATGAAGAGACATATTTAATTATATTAACTAAAATACCAGAGCATTAATTGTCTTGATTTTCCATTATTCATTATTCATTAAAATGTTGTTAACAGAAAAAGATTGGTTAATCAGTTACTCTAGTAATGAAAATAATCCCATTGCCGATTTTTATATTCCAGCGTTGGAGTGCGCTGTAAAATATGATCGTAAATCTGGGTTTTTTAATAGCGCAATTTTGTCGAAAGTAGCACAAGGATTAGAAGCCATGGTTTATAATCAGGGGGAAGTGCGCTTGATTATGGGTTGTGAATTTAGTCCTCAAGATTTAGATGCTATTAATCGAGGATATGAACTAAAACAACAGTTAAGTATTTGTTTAGATAGGGAATTATCAGACCCTCAAAATCTGATTCAATTAAAACATTTTGAGATTTTAAGCTGGTTAATTGCTCATAATTTTTTAGAAATAAAAATAACTATTCCTTTACAAAAAAATGGCTTACCTGAGCAGTTAAATAGAAATAAATTATTCCATGAAAAGACGGGAATTTTTACAGATAAAGAGGGCAATAAAATCGCTTTTAGTGGTTCAAATAATGAGTCTTTGGGAGGGTGGGAAAATAATGTAGAATCATTCCATGTTTACTGTAGTTGGGAAGAAGGAAGGGATTTACAAAGGGTGAATGAAGAAGAATATCGTTTTGAACAGTTATGGCATAATCTAGCGCCCTCCGTCAAGGTTTTTGACATTCCCACTGCGGTTAAAAATAAATTACTGAAATATACTCCTAAATCAATCAATTTAATTAATAATGAAAAACTAACAAATAATGCACAAGATAAAATACAAGAAATTAAGAATAATAATATCCCTAATATTGAGAATAATATAGAGGATAAATTTAATTTAACGGCGGAGGAAATAGAAGCGGAAAAAGCCAAGTTTACATCTTTGTTAAATATCCATAATCATCAAGGATGTTTAGCTTATTGTTTAGAGTCTATCCCCGTTAAGGCTTGGCTACATCAAAGAAAAATACTGTTAAAATTTATCGCTGATTTTCCTAATTCTGCGTTGATTTGTGATGAAGTAGGCTTAGGTAAAACTTTAAATTCCTTGTTAATAGAAAAAGGTAAGTTAAATGAGTCTTAGCTGACACGGGGATAGTAAAACTTCATTATGGCGAATTATCCATTGTCAATTTTTTGGGCAGTGTGCCAAATTTTCCAAGCGCCCACACACAAGGTACAATTACCGATGACAGTAGTCAAAGCCTGTATTACCACCAACCATTCTAAACTAGGAAGGTTGTCAAAAAAATGCCAAGTACAAGCGCACATCGCACTAACCAAAGCGGGTAACATTCCCCAAGCCAACCATTGCCAACTACTATCTTGAGTAACTTCACCATAACGCCAAATAAACCAAATAGCTACCATCCACTCAATAACACTGGAAACATGAACCATCCAAGTAGGAATTGATAAAGCGTGCATAATTTCTGTTTCCCAATAACTACTTAACATCCTATTCTAATTTAATTCAACATTGCTAGATGGGGTGAGGGGCGCTAAAAAACCTCAGCTTCAGCCAAACATGGTGCGTTTTTATCCTTGTCTGAAACTATCGGCTGGGTGATACCCCAATTAATATTAATTTGTGCGTCACTCCATAATAACGAACGATCATATTGAGGTGCATAAAAATCTGTAGCTTTATAAAAAACTTCCGCCACTGAAGACAAAACCAAAAATCCATGGGCAAATCCGGGAGGAATCCATAACTGTTTTTTATTTTCTGCCGAAAGAATTTCTCCCACCCACTGCCCAAAAGTAGGGGAAGTTTGTCGCAAATCTACTGCTACATCAAATATTTCCCCCACCAGCGCCCTCACCAGTTTACCTTGAGATTGTTTAATTTGATAATGTAAACCCCTAAGCACATTTTGCTGTGATTGAGAATGATTATCTTGTACAAAATCTACTATTAAACCAGTCTTTTGATGAAAAGTATTTTGATTATAACTTTCCATAAAAAAACCTCTTTCATCCTGCCATATTTTCGGTTCAAGCAGTAAAACATCTGGTAATTTTGTTGGAGTAACTTGCATTTTTTTGTTATCTCAGGAAACGTTTAACTACAACACTTTATCATAAATTGTTAAAAGGGCAAGGGGTTTAAACCCCTTGTTAATCCTTGCCTTATGACTAAAACTTTTCCCTCTTCCCTTTTCCCGACCTTGAACAAAATATTTTTTCAGCAAAGACTATTTAATAAAATCAGAACGACTTTGATTAGTGAAGGTTAATAAATCATTTATTTTTGACCAATTTTCTTCCTCTAAATCGTTAATAATACCGGTGAGGTGCGCTTGATATAACCGCAAATTTTCTAGCAAATTATCACGATTATTTTTCGCCATCATTAATCCTAATTCTGGATTTCCTCCACCCACTCGGCTAGTATCTCTAAATCCTGAACTAGCGATTTTTTGGGCAAATTCTCTTACGAATTGATCTTTTTCCTGCATACAAGCATAAATTAAATTAGCGCTAATTATCACAGGTAAATGAGAAATCCAAGCCACTGCTTGATCATGAATTTCCGCCGTGGTAGTCAAAATATTACACCCCACCGACTGCCATAAATCACGGAGGAGGGCGCCCTTCTCCCTATCCTCATCATCTTCTACCGTAATCACACAGGGAGCGTTATTAAATAAGTTCTTTTGTACTGCATCGATACCCTGTTCTGCTGTACCAGCCATAGGATGACTACCAATGAAATTATGCCATAGTTTTTTTCCTTCTCTCACAATAGGAACTTTGACCGATGCCACATCAGTTACTACAGTGGTATTACTTAAATAAGGAATGATTTGGGCTAAAGTGGGAATAGTTGACTCAATAGGGGTACAAATCACGACTATTTCACAACCTTGAACTAAGGATAAATCGATACTAGATTGATGAACAATGCCTAATTTTTTAGCTTTTTCACAAGTAGTTGAACGGCGAGAAATACCAATAATTTGATGTTGATTTAATCGAGTTAAATCTCCAGCTAAAGAACTACCAATTAATCCTAAACCGATTATAGCAATTTTCATTTTTATATTAATAGTAAAAAGAGCAAAGGGAGAAAGTCAGAAGTAAAAAGTTTTAATACCTAATTGTTGGTGCGTAAATTATTAATTGTCCATTATCCATTATCAATTGTTAGCTGTGATTTTCTTTTTTCTTAGTGTTAAAAGTAGTTTTCATCACTTCTTTAATACGGTCAAGATTAGGCTTTTTACCACCGACTAAATCACCAAAATAAGCACAAGCGCCCTCCCCCAAAGCCCAAGTATAGGCACTAGCCCAAGAAACTGCTATCACTGTACCAAAACCGGGGATAAATTTAATTAATTCTCTGCCGATAGACTGGGCAAGAAAGCCTCCGGCAAGGGCGCTTAAAATACCACCAGCTTGAGAAGGAGTCAATTTTTGTCCGTAGAGTTGCCCTAAAACCCCCACCATAGACACCTGTAAGGCAGTTAAAACAGGCATAGTAGCAAAAGGTAACGGTATTGCTGTTACCGTAGCTGCCATCATGGTAAAAGCGACAATGTAACGTCTAGCTACGTCTCGATAAATATTACCTAACAGCGCCCCTGCTTTTTCATCTAGTAATTGATAGATAGCTTTAGCCTCTGCTTCAGGAAGTAATTTGGTTAATATTTGTCCCATTTCTTCTAAGCCATAAAATATGGGATTATAACCATCTTCTTCTAAGGTAAAATCAATTAAAATAGCTTCATCGAATAACCCTTGAAAATTCTTTTTAATTTCATCAAAAGGTCGCTTTATTTCTAGTAGATCAGGGGGATAAATAGGATGATTATTAATGTCAGGAGAATATAATTCATGTAAGCAAGTAACTACCAATAAACAAGGCAAATGAGGATATTTTTGGCGTAAATTTTCAGCAATTTTCTTCAAACTATCTGTAGCAAAATCATTAATTTTAATGGTTAAAATAATAATTCTCGCCTTAGCTGTTTCTTGGTCTAATTCTGTGGTTAATTCACTGATAATATCATCAGTATTTTGAGAAATATCCCCTAAACCAACGGTATCAGTAAAAATCAGTAAAGGTAAATCCTCAGAAGGATAAGCATAACGCTGAGTATGCTTAGTATGGGGTTGAAATCCTTGCCCGACAATATCTTCACTCACCCCCGTTAAACCCCTGACAATGGAGCTTTTTCCCGCTTGGGGTTTGCCAATTAATAGCGCTTCGGTAGTGGGGAGGTGCGCCCTTACTTCCCTTAAAATTTCATTGATTTGAGTTTCATCTACTCGAAATAAATTAATGGCT from Cyanobacterium sp. T60_A2020_053 includes these protein-coding regions:
- a CDS encoding type II toxin-antitoxin system PemK/MazF family toxin; this translates as MMTIKAGDFWVAKITFTDGLGFKKRPVLILWCDGDDVIVAVVTSAQPRSNTDILLEKWQESGLKVLSTVRLSRLDSLEKSLLIAKIGHIDIKDAQNILNTWNQYIKPQF
- a CDS encoding DUF104 domain-containing protein, with the protein product MSQIITVTYDGEVLKPTKKLSLNVGKQYQIELLDNENKIFPSPENQIQTNIRSHQSFLNGYAPEDEGLYDDY
- a CDS encoding type II toxin-antitoxin system Phd/YefM family antitoxin — protein: MNITSVNQFRDNLKSYVDEVINNHIPLKVTRRNGDDFMVISVEDWERQQETLYILQNSSLMAQINESQITHEENNGYQPSIGEINEIVNF
- a CDS encoding Txe/YoeB family addiction module toxin, whose product is MRSLIFEGKTWLVYEDLREKDKKLHQNLCKILKEMLRSAPSQGLGKPEPLKHHLSGLWSRRLSQKDRIVYKFDDQYIYIFAIGGHYDQ
- a CDS encoding DUF2499 domain-containing protein, with product MHALSIPTWMVHVSSVIEWMVAIWFIWRYGEVTQDSSWQWLAWGMLPALVSAMCACTWHFFDNLPSLEWLVVIQALTTVIGNCTLCVGAWKIWHTAQKIDNG
- the rfbC gene encoding dTDP-4-dehydrorhamnose 3,5-epimerase; translation: MQVTPTKLPDVLLLEPKIWQDERGFFMESYNQNTFHQKTGLIVDFVQDNHSQSQQNVLRGLHYQIKQSQGKLVRALVGEIFDVAVDLRQTSPTFGQWVGEILSAENKKQLWIPPGFAHGFLVLSSVAEVFYKATDFYAPQYDRSLLWSDAQININWGITQPIVSDKDKNAPCLAEAEVF
- a CDS encoding prephenate/arogenate dehydrogenase, with the translated sequence MKIAIIGLGLIGSSLAGDLTRLNQHQIIGISRRSTTCEKAKKLGIVHQSSIDLSLVQGCEIVVICTPIESTIPTLAQIIPYLSNTTVVTDVASVKVPIVREGKKLWHNFIGSHPMAGTAEQGIDAVQKNLFNNAPCVITVEDDEDREKGALLRDLWQSVGCNILTTTAEIHDQAVAWISHLPVIISANLIYACMQEKDQFVREFAQKIASSGFRDTSRVGGGNPELGLMMAKNNRDNLLENLRLYQAHLTGIINDLEEENWSKINDLLTFTNQSRSDFIK
- a CDS encoding 50S ribosome-binding GTPase, which gives rise to MEFKPLKRITNRAINLFRVDETQINEILREVRAHLPTTEALLIGKPQAGKSSIVRGLTGVSEDIVGQGFQPHTKHTQRYAYPSEDLPLLIFTDTVGLGDISQNTDDIISELTTELDQETAKARIIILTIKINDFATDSLKKIAENLRQKYPHLPCLLVVTCLHELYSPDINNHPIYPPDLLEIKRPFDEIKKNFQGLFDEAILIDFTLEEDGYNPIFYGLEEMGQILTKLLPEAEAKAIYQLLDEKAGALLGNIYRDVARRYIVAFTMMAATVTAIPLPFATMPVLTALQVSMVGVLGQLYGQKLTPSQAGGILSALAGGFLAQSIGRELIKFIPGFGTVIAVSWASAYTWALGEGACAYFGDLVGGKKPNLDRIKEVMKTTFNTKKKENHS